The window AAAGACGGGCGAGCAAAGAGCCGCCTCATAGACATCCAGCAAACCTTTGAGCCCGACCTTGGCCTCCAGGCTGCCCTCCCGGCGTGCGGCGGCAATCCAGACAGAACTGTCAACAAGCACCATGGCTCACTCCACGCCCAGGGCTTCCAGTTCCTCATTGGTCATGGGATAGTCAAAGTACCCTTCCAGCAGCTTCTGCCCGAGTTCCTTGGCCCGCATCCGTTTGACATAATTCTCCACCGCCTTGGCAATTGCGGGACTCTTGCTCTTCTCCCCCGTCAATTCCATGGCATCACGAATGATTTCGTCTTCGATTTCGACTGTGATTCTCATGACATCATGATGTTATCATCATAAAAATCACCCCACCAGCCTCTTTTTACATCATTTGTTAAGCTTTTAGTCATCATTGATCATGAAATCCGTCATCGCCCTGCATCCCGGCCAGATCGAAATCCTCGATACCCCCACGCCCCAGCCCGGCCCTTACCAGGCCCTCGTCAGAACCGAGTGCGCCTGCCTTTGCAACCGCACTGACAGCGAGCTTCTCCACGGCAACTTCCCCGGCATGGAGGACAAGTTCCCCTTTGCCCTCGGCCATGAAAGCGTCGGCATCGTCGTCGCCGTCGGCGAAAAAGTCCGCCACTTTGCCGTGGGCGACCGCGCCGTAGGCGGCCTGTCCTTCGATCTGCAAATGGAAGGCGTGGACTCCGGCTGGGGCGGTTTTGGGGAATACACCCTGGCCAATGACCACGAGGCCATGGTCGCCGATGGCGTGGCAGATGAAGCCCACGGCTGGTTCGAAGTCTATGAGATCCAGACCAAGGTGGATGCCGACATCCCCGCCGAAGAGGCCGTCCTCCTTTGCACTTGGCGCGAAGTCCTCGGGGCCTTCCGCGACTTCCACCTTCAGCCCGGGGATGATGTGCTCATTTACGGCGCTGGCCCCGTCGGCCTCAGCTTTGTCAAACTCGGCCGCCTCTTCGGCCTCGGCTGGATCGGCATCGTGGACCGCCACACCGACAAGCAGGCCAAGGCCCTCGCCTTCGGTGCCGATGCCGCCTTTGCCCCCGGCGACAAGATCGAACGTCCCAAGAAGCTCGACGCCGTGATTGATGCCGTCGGCCATCCCGATA is drawn from Prosthecobacter algae and contains these coding sequences:
- a CDS encoding type II toxin-antitoxin system VapB family antitoxin, producing the protein MRITVEIEDEIIRDAMELTGEKSKSPAIAKAVENYVKRMRAKELGQKLLEGYFDYPMTNEELEALGVE
- a CDS encoding zinc-dependent alcohol dehydrogenase codes for the protein MKSVIALHPGQIEILDTPTPQPGPYQALVRTECACLCNRTDSELLHGNFPGMEDKFPFALGHESVGIVVAVGEKVRHFAVGDRAVGGLSFDLQMEGVDSGWGGFGEYTLANDHEAMVADGVADEAHGWFEVYEIQTKVDADIPAEEAVLLCTWREVLGAFRDFHLQPGDDVLIYGAGPVGLSFVKLGRLFGLGWIGIVDRHTDKQAKALAFGADAAFAPGDKIERPKKLDAVIDAVGHPDILQQGLPLLRRGGSHCIYGVLSHPVLHIDKSKADFNFNLFVHQWPTRRYEKESQPQLCQWIREGKLTSADFITHRFPLDHIVEAFDEVARRKVIKALIEYPTA